The following proteins come from a genomic window of Ursus arctos isolate Adak ecotype North America unplaced genomic scaffold, UrsArc2.0 scaffold_12, whole genome shotgun sequence:
- the RIMKLA gene encoding N-acetylaspartylglutamate synthase A, whose translation MCSQLWFLTDRRIREDYPQVQILRALRQRCSEQDVRFRAVLMDQIAVTIVGGHLGLQLNQKALTTFPDVVLVRVPTPSVQSDSDITVLRHLEKLGCRLVNRPQSILNCVNKFWTFQELAGHGVPMPDTFSYGGHEDFSKMIDEAEPLGYPVVVKSTRGHRGKAVFLARDKHHLSDICHLIRHDVPYLFQKYVKESHGKDIRVVVVGGRVIGSMLRCSTDGRMQSNCSLGGVGVMCPLTEQGKQLAIQVSNILGMDFCGIDLLIMDDGSFVVCEANANVGFLAFDQACNLDVGGIIADYTMSLLPNRQTGKMAVLPGLSSPREKKEPDGCASAQGVAESVYAINNGSTSSESEPELGEIRDSSVSTMGGPPPMLPEPGYNINNRIASELKLK comes from the exons ATGTGCTCCCAGCTCTGGTTCCTGACGGACCGGCGCATCCGTGAGGACTACCCGCAGGTGCAGATCCTGCGCGCCCTCCGGCAGCGCTGCTCCGAGCAGGACGTGCGCTTCCGGGCGGTGCTCATGGACCAGATCGCCGTCACCATCGTCGGCGGCCACCTCG GCCTTCAGCTGAACCAGAAGGCACTCACCACCTTCCCAGATGTGGTGCTCGTGCGGGTGCCCACCCCCTCCGTGCAGTCGGACAGCGACATCACGGTCCTGCGCCACCTGGAGAAGCTGGGCTGCCGCCTCGTCAACCGCCCCCAGAGCATTTTAAACTGCGTCAACAAGTTCTGGACTTTCCAGGAGCTGGCTGGACATGGGGTTCCCATGCCAGACACCTTCTCCTACG GTGGGCACGAAGACTTTTCCAAGATGATTGATGAGGCTGAGCCCCTGGGCTACCCGGTCGTGGTGAAGAGCACACGGGGACACCGGG gaaaagctgttTTTCTTGCAAGAGATAAGCATCACCTCTCAGACATCTGCCATCTGATCCGCCATGATGTGCCCTACCTGTTCCAGAAGTATGTGAAGGAGTCACACGGCAAAGATATCCGGGTGGTGGTGGTCGGGGGCCGGGTGATAGGCTCTATGCTTCGCTGCTCCACGGACGGCCGGATGCAGAGCAACTGCTCTCTCG GTGGTGTGGGCGTCATGTGCCCGCTGACAGAACAAGGCAAACAGTTGGCTATCCAGGTGTCCAACATCCTGGGCATGGACTTCTGTGGCATCGATCTCCTCATCATGGACGACGGCTCCTTCGTGGTGTGTGAGGCAAACGCCAACGTCGGCTTCCTAGCCTTCGACCAGGCGTGCAATTTAGATGTGGGTGGCATCATCGCGGACTACACCATGTCCTTGCTGCCCAATAGGCAGACTGGCAAGATGGCTGTCCTCCCAGGACTGTCCAGTCccagggagaagaaagagccagATGGCTGCGCTTCAGCTCAGGGAGTTGCAGAGAGCGTCTACGCCATCAATAATGGGTCTACCTCTAGTGAGAGTGAGCCTGAACTGGGAGAGATCCGGGATTCCTCAGTGAGCACGATGGGGGGCCCGCCCCCCATGCTGCCAGAACCCGGCTACAACATTAACAACAGGATTGCTTCAGAATTAAAACTTAAGTGA